The Desulfosporosinus acidiphilus SJ4 genome has a window encoding:
- a CDS encoding sensor histidine kinase — protein sequence MFRELRLKLTLINVGIMALLLLFFIIGTFLVMKIQVFNQSQQLMQIVANEAGSGTIVNPREHDKHLAKYFYIKTDNAGTITDSSSALPMTLDQLTPLVNMAFHKPNPQGELELHDETYSYLKVPLKETPGFIIIFVDLERDKDILQELLLSLTVGGFICLGLAYYGSRFMADRAMAPIKSSWQRQQEFVADASHELRTPLSVVQLNLDIVKGNPEETVASQSKWIDYSLLEIRRMSKLVDDLLFLARADSQQQTLNPQMFSLKTALSEVIESFTPLAQTNGISLEASFREEGMYYGDENRIKQLIVILLDNALKYTRPGGMVTLRFQDWSTHAEITVSDTGEGIEQEHLNQIFERFYRVDRARSQQKEGTGLGLAIADWIIKSHRGRIKVTSSPGKGTTFVINLPHGNLDKL from the coding sequence ATGTTCCGTGAATTAAGGCTTAAATTAACACTCATCAACGTTGGAATCATGGCTTTGCTCCTGTTGTTCTTTATTATTGGCACCTTCTTGGTCATGAAGATTCAAGTCTTTAATCAATCCCAGCAATTAATGCAGATCGTCGCTAACGAAGCCGGTTCAGGCACCATTGTCAATCCCAGAGAGCACGATAAGCACCTTGCTAAATATTTTTATATAAAAACCGATAATGCCGGTACAATCACTGATAGTTCTTCCGCTCTCCCCATGACTCTCGACCAATTGACTCCTTTAGTTAATATGGCATTTCACAAGCCTAATCCCCAGGGAGAACTGGAACTGCACGATGAAACCTATAGCTATCTAAAGGTGCCTCTTAAGGAAACTCCAGGGTTTATCATTATCTTTGTCGATCTTGAACGGGATAAAGATATTCTCCAGGAACTATTGCTGTCTCTCACCGTCGGAGGGTTTATTTGCCTGGGTCTGGCCTACTACGGCAGCCGATTTATGGCCGACCGGGCGATGGCTCCTATTAAAAGCTCCTGGCAGCGTCAGCAGGAGTTTGTCGCTGACGCCTCACATGAACTTCGAACCCCTCTGAGCGTCGTACAACTCAATCTAGATATCGTGAAAGGAAACCCTGAGGAAACTGTGGCCAGCCAATCAAAATGGATAGATTACAGTCTGCTGGAGATACGGCGTATGTCCAAATTAGTAGACGACCTCCTCTTCCTGGCCCGAGCTGATTCACAACAGCAAACCTTAAACCCTCAAATGTTTTCTCTCAAGACCGCACTAAGCGAAGTGATTGAATCTTTCACACCACTGGCTCAAACAAACGGAATTTCTTTAGAAGCTTCCTTCCGCGAAGAAGGAATGTATTACGGAGATGAAAACAGGATTAAACAACTCATTGTCATTCTCTTGGATAACGCTCTTAAATACACCCGCCCGGGTGGAATGGTCACGCTTCGTTTTCAGGACTGGAGTACCCATGCGGAAATTACGGTCTCTGATACGGGGGAGGGAATTGAGCAAGAGCACTTAAACCAAATTTTTGAACGATTTTACCGTGTGGATCGAGCACGCTCTCAGCAAAAAGAAGGGACCGGACTGGGGCTGGCCATAGCGGATTGGATTATCAAAAGCCACCGGGGCCGAATAAAAGTAACCAGTTCTCCCGGAAAAGGAACAACGTTTGTCATCAATCTTCCCCACGGAAACTTAGATAAACTATAA
- a CDS encoding sigma-54 interaction domain-containing protein encodes MSEGVHAVTTSNIPRWDRDLLFEILNNINDVVLVIDLDTTIVYANEAYAKILGVPVEKVLGRRLDTIEPDSKTITSLRTGRVSNNGRSYLDSLNIDVVGSSFPLYHGKKIIGAVSIFKNITDVVHLNRELERSQGVADYLKEQLVQWEKLPLSFKEYVGQNNQLKETLILAAKVAPTDSTVLILGESGVGKEVLARAIHNSSRRPDKPMIKVNCAAIPEALLESELFGYEEGAFTGAKRGGKLGKFELAHGGTIFFDEIGDMSLTMQAKLLRVLQEKEFERVGGTKTIKVDVRVIAATNRDLKSMIENETFRRDLYYRLNIVPLHLTPLRQRKDDLLALAKTFLDQNSRLVGRELSLTPQVVRILQAYEWPGNIRELQNVIEHASIVCSNGSIEVHHLPAYIIPANNQNLNQIDEEKPFDVKAAFCRVEKELILSALAAFNNRTKAMHALGISRRSFYEKLRKYGIEL; translated from the coding sequence ATGAGTGAGGGAGTGCACGCAGTCACTACCAGTAATATTCCCCGCTGGGACCGTGACCTTTTATTCGAAATCCTAAATAATATTAATGATGTCGTTCTTGTAATTGATCTGGATACAACCATTGTATATGCCAATGAAGCCTATGCCAAGATTCTCGGAGTGCCGGTGGAAAAAGTATTAGGCCGAAGGCTGGACACCATTGAACCTGACTCTAAAACAATCACTTCCCTTCGGACAGGAAGAGTCAGCAATAATGGCAGATCGTACTTAGACTCTTTAAATATTGATGTTGTCGGTAGTTCCTTCCCCTTATACCATGGCAAAAAGATAATTGGGGCTGTTTCGATTTTTAAAAACATTACCGACGTTGTTCATCTTAATCGCGAGCTGGAACGGTCACAGGGCGTTGCAGATTACTTGAAGGAACAACTGGTACAGTGGGAGAAATTGCCCCTATCCTTCAAAGAATATGTGGGTCAAAACAATCAATTAAAAGAAACCTTGATCTTAGCAGCAAAGGTAGCGCCTACCGACAGTACGGTCCTTATTCTTGGTGAAAGTGGTGTCGGTAAAGAAGTGTTGGCGAGAGCTATCCATAACAGCAGCCGGCGCCCGGATAAGCCAATGATCAAAGTGAATTGTGCGGCGATTCCGGAGGCTCTGCTGGAGAGTGAGCTGTTTGGGTACGAAGAAGGAGCTTTTACCGGAGCGAAACGAGGGGGAAAACTGGGAAAATTTGAACTGGCCCATGGCGGTACTATATTTTTTGATGAAATTGGAGATATGAGCCTTACCATGCAGGCTAAATTATTGCGCGTCTTGCAGGAAAAGGAGTTTGAAAGGGTTGGAGGGACTAAAACGATAAAGGTTGATGTCCGAGTCATCGCCGCCACCAATCGTGACCTCAAAAGTATGATTGAAAATGAAACCTTTCGGCGGGACTTATATTACCGCTTAAATATTGTCCCCCTTCATCTAACGCCTCTGCGCCAGCGCAAAGATGACTTGTTGGCATTGGCCAAAACCTTCCTGGATCAAAACTCGCGGTTGGTAGGACGCGAGCTGTCTTTGACTCCACAAGTTGTAAGGATTTTACAAGCCTATGAATGGCCGGGGAACATACGAGAATTGCAGAATGTTATAGAACATGCAAGTATTGTTTGCAGTAACGGTTCTATTGAGGTTCATCATTTGCCTGCATATATTATCCCTGCTAATAATCAAAATCTAAATCAAATCGATGAAGAAAAGCCTTTTGATGTGAAAGCGGCCTTTTGCCGAGTGGAAAAAGAATTGATTCTGTCAGCCCTGGCTGCCTTCAATAATCGTACCAAAGCGATGCATGCCTTAGGAATTTCCAGGAGATCCTTTTACGAAAAGTTACGGAAGTATGGAATTGAACTTTAA
- a CDS encoding helix-turn-helix transcriptional regulator, with protein sequence MPNDVSYTPEEVAKILKISKFTVYEIIKRGELKAYHIGRKVRVEGADIESYKQKSKAMSRTSATESSSGSPLPFNESYQQEPAEALVICGQDIVLDILTRYLEKQFPHVRFLRRYTGSIDGLMSLYRGLANASAVHLWDSDSDDYNLPYVRRILPGHPTYIINLLFRFEGFYVAKGNPKNIVTWSDLTKPGVRFVNREVGSGARVLLDEQLKLLKIRRHDILGYKDEEMTHLAVASKVARSEADVGLGIEKVAMQVNGLDFIPLKKERYDLVIRQEDLERPHFQAMINILKSASFQNEVAGIGGYDLSLMGQIISEV encoded by the coding sequence ATGCCAAATGATGTTTCTTATACTCCTGAGGAAGTTGCCAAAATCCTTAAAATTTCCAAGTTTACTGTTTATGAAATCATCAAACGAGGTGAGCTGAAGGCCTATCATATAGGACGCAAGGTACGAGTAGAGGGTGCAGATATCGAGAGTTACAAACAAAAATCAAAAGCTATGTCAAGGACGTCTGCAACTGAATCAAGCTCCGGTTCCCCCCTGCCCTTCAATGAATCATATCAGCAAGAGCCGGCGGAAGCCCTGGTAATCTGTGGCCAAGATATTGTCTTAGATATCTTAACTCGTTATTTAGAAAAGCAATTTCCCCATGTTCGTTTTCTGCGCCGTTACACAGGCAGCATTGATGGCCTTATGTCCCTTTATCGCGGCCTCGCCAATGCCTCAGCGGTCCATTTGTGGGACAGTGACTCTGATGACTATAATCTGCCTTATGTGCGCAGAATTCTGCCTGGTCATCCGACCTACATCATTAACTTACTTTTTCGATTTGAAGGTTTTTATGTCGCTAAAGGAAATCCTAAGAATATTGTCACTTGGAGCGACTTGACCAAACCAGGTGTGCGTTTTGTCAATCGGGAAGTAGGATCGGGGGCAAGGGTTTTATTAGACGAACAGTTAAAACTTCTAAAAATCCGCCGTCATGATATTCTTGGTTATAAAGATGAAGAAATGACTCATCTGGCCGTTGCCAGCAAAGTTGCTCGATCGGAAGCGGATGTTGGCTTAGGAATAGAAAAGGTTGCTATGCAAGTCAATGGTCTCGATTTTATCCCCCTAAAAAAAGAACGCTATGATCTGGTAATTCGTCAAGAGGATCTTGAACGCCCTCATTTTCAGGCCATGATAAACATCCTGAAGTCGGCTTCTTTTCAAAATGAAGTGGCAGGAATAGGAGGGTATGACTTATCACTTATGGGACAGATTATTTCTGAAGTATAA
- a CDS encoding cache domain-containing protein, whose product MIKRKWLITAAIMVLMASQTGCSKDQNLGTSKPLPTSAQLSESHPAETPDTTSDKGSQLAVESKINDWLAKNYPGNWNVVGTTLSKGNYIENGRYKLVDGIETLFPGTMGISIFIGEERISSSVKKGTERVLKGFPTPETVREVMKSGKTTSSLNSGFLKVYMPLKAGGKTLAVLTVSVPHQ is encoded by the coding sequence ATGATAAAGAGAAAATGGCTGATCACCGCAGCTATTATGGTCTTGATGGCCTCTCAGACGGGCTGCTCCAAGGATCAGAATCTTGGAACCTCAAAGCCCTTGCCAACCAGCGCACAACTTTCGGAAAGTCATCCGGCGGAAACTCCGGATACGACCAGTGATAAGGGGAGTCAATTGGCCGTGGAATCAAAAATCAACGATTGGCTGGCTAAAAACTACCCGGGTAACTGGAATGTTGTGGGAACAACGCTAAGTAAGGGAAATTATATTGAAAATGGCCGTTATAAATTGGTGGACGGAATTGAAACGTTATTTCCCGGGACAATGGGCATCTCAATTTTCATTGGCGAGGAGAGAATTTCATCGAGCGTAAAAAAAGGGACGGAACGGGTCTTAAAAGGTTTCCCGACACCTGAGACAGTTAGAGAGGTTATGAAGAGCGGAAAGACAACGAGCTCCTTAAACAGCGGGTTCTTGAAAGTATATATGCCTTTAAAAGCTGGAGGTAAAACTCTCGCAGTTTTGACAGTGTCGGTACCTCATCAATAA
- a CDS encoding CsxC family protein, translated as MNLIDYNHCPHQWTQSVPFIPAWVQEMPKTPCCPQTPRPVTPNPIFPTNAALPTCTPLELKKTGPRTVLITVSIPAESIITLPSKALEIKTIRKNLKLTQCRFFNSPPPLRCIPQDTPKLFLGGYVRKNVQYSEPIRQTATTVESSLKDFVIDVPYSCVIDLGRIRAIAPTLFSEQQEYEFSSTAPLPSGFSTKDKLISGDLTELNVVSHQFMNSLPSCELIFSQINEMDDALDRVPMTGGPFEEGVFRTVQEKMVILIQLELTFPAEINPQPAPHPPNDHHHSNTGNCHNPFFSMTLKVLRAFIKIKI; from the coding sequence ATGAATTTGATTGATTATAACCATTGTCCTCATCAATGGACACAAAGCGTTCCCTTTATACCTGCCTGGGTACAAGAAATGCCTAAGACACCTTGCTGCCCGCAGACTCCCCGCCCTGTCACACCCAACCCGATCTTTCCCACGAATGCCGCCTTGCCAACATGCACCCCTTTAGAATTAAAGAAGACCGGCCCACGTACAGTCTTAATCACAGTTTCAATCCCGGCAGAATCGATTATCACGTTACCATCAAAGGCATTAGAAATTAAGACGATCCGAAAGAATTTAAAATTAACCCAATGCCGCTTTTTCAATTCCCCTCCGCCGCTGCGCTGTATTCCTCAAGATACCCCTAAATTATTCCTTGGCGGGTATGTTCGCAAAAATGTCCAATACTCCGAACCGATTCGGCAGACTGCAACCACAGTTGAAAGCTCTCTCAAAGATTTTGTTATTGATGTGCCCTATTCCTGCGTCATCGACCTTGGCCGGATACGCGCCATTGCACCTACTCTTTTTAGTGAGCAGCAAGAGTATGAATTTTCAAGCACGGCACCCCTGCCTTCCGGTTTCTCAACCAAGGATAAATTAATATCCGGTGACCTTACGGAATTAAATGTTGTAAGTCATCAATTCATGAATTCATTGCCGAGCTGTGAACTTATTTTTAGCCAAATTAACGAAATGGATGATGCCCTTGATCGTGTTCCGATGACTGGCGGTCCTTTTGAAGAAGGTGTATTTAGAACTGTTCAGGAAAAGATGGTCATACTAATCCAACTTGAACTGACATTCCCGGCCGAGATCAACCCTCAGCCCGCCCCTCACCCTCCAAATGATCATCATCACTCAAATACCGGGAACTGTCACAATCCGTTTTTTTCGATGACGCTGAAAGTATTAAGAGCTTTTATTAAGATTAAAATATGA
- a CDS encoding methyltransferase family protein: MFWRLVFLIIYIAFFLVRSRYGNKKPNRKEAIEYFDEQNLALQREGRLSMTLRSILSFIMLLSIIIYGISPSWLQFFNLPLPNFLRLAGLGLAIAILPFLYWAHRALGRHYSPDLDLKEGHKLITSGPYNIVRHPMYTILIVFMLSISIVSASALILIPHTAAILLLIMRLDKEEAMLIEEFGDDYREYMIKTGRLLPKFN; encoded by the coding sequence ATGTTCTGGAGATTAGTTTTCTTAATAATTTATATTGCCTTTTTTCTTGTCCGCTCACGTTACGGAAACAAGAAGCCGAATAGGAAAGAGGCTATCGAGTATTTTGATGAGCAAAACCTAGCACTCCAACGTGAAGGAAGACTAAGCATGACCTTGCGTTCAATTCTTTCCTTCATTATGTTGCTTAGTATTATAATTTATGGTATAAGCCCATCATGGCTGCAGTTTTTTAACTTGCCCTTGCCAAATTTCTTAAGGCTTGCCGGTTTAGGCCTGGCTATAGCCATACTTCCTTTCCTCTATTGGGCGCATCGTGCGTTAGGACGTCACTATTCGCCGGATCTTGATCTGAAAGAAGGCCACAAGCTTATTACTAGCGGACCCTACAACATTGTCAGGCATCCTATGTATACGATTCTCATTGTCTTTATGCTTAGCATCTCAATAGTCTCAGCCAGCGCCTTGATTCTCATCCCGCATACTGCAGCTATTCTTTTGCTGATAATGCGTTTAGACAAAGAAGAAGCCATGCTGATTGAAGAATTTGGGGATGACTACCGGGAGTATATGATAAAAACCGGACGCCTCTTGCCGAAATTCAATTAA
- a CDS encoding cache domain-containing protein, translating to MRSLKQQILILLLGSLVLLAACFITILGWYMKDKAEAAAFIKAQTDLATCEEIIEKTYPGSWAVKNGELYKGSEKINLNNNLVDHLSSLTGDTVTIFLGDTRVATTVRGSNDERAIGTKVSASVAQTVLQDGQNFVGKANVIGQWYETGYMPLRAENGLIVGMFYVGISHSYDQKTINGSLITFAVLGFFLTLFVSLIAWFFLQKFVINPLHNITLGTRDVATGHLTEKIKVSGAKEIEELEEAFNQMVEKIQSLTDDLNRRTDDFDNNLVVKDDNPEVILEKGEEFYEPPSFLTDLSGPTSTMSQPPTDSLGEEDLPKGLNQATLDHIVQFIQTTQRPLSAEEVAESVKLTRVTVRRYLEYLEQQGLVKSEQKYGRVGRPVKLFIPI from the coding sequence TTGCGTTCTCTAAAACAACAGATTCTTATATTGCTCCTTGGTTCCCTAGTTTTACTTGCCGCTTGCTTCATCACAATCCTCGGATGGTACATGAAGGATAAAGCTGAAGCAGCCGCTTTTATAAAGGCACAAACGGATTTGGCAACCTGTGAAGAAATTATTGAAAAAACTTATCCCGGCTCTTGGGCTGTAAAAAATGGAGAACTATATAAAGGATCCGAAAAAATCAACCTCAATAATAATTTAGTGGATCATTTATCTTCTCTTACCGGAGATACCGTTACGATCTTTTTGGGTGACACAAGGGTGGCGACGACAGTGCGCGGCTCAAACGATGAAAGAGCTATTGGAACCAAAGTTTCTGCCAGCGTAGCCCAAACCGTTTTGCAGGATGGGCAAAACTTCGTGGGTAAAGCTAATGTCATCGGTCAATGGTACGAGACAGGATACATGCCCCTGAGGGCCGAAAACGGCCTTATAGTAGGAATGTTTTACGTAGGTATTTCTCATTCCTACGATCAAAAAACTATTAACGGTTCATTAATTACCTTTGCAGTATTAGGGTTTTTTTTAACGTTATTCGTATCACTGATTGCTTGGTTTTTCCTGCAAAAGTTTGTCATCAACCCCCTGCACAATATTACACTGGGCACTAGAGACGTGGCAACGGGACATCTGACCGAAAAGATTAAAGTCTCCGGAGCTAAGGAAATCGAAGAACTAGAGGAAGCTTTTAATCAAATGGTAGAAAAAATTCAATCACTGACAGATGACCTGAATCGAAGGACCGATGATTTTGACAATAATTTAGTGGTAAAAGACGACAATCCCGAAGTCATACTAGAAAAGGGCGAAGAATTTTATGAACCCCCTTCATTCTTAACTGATCTTTCCGGACCAACATCTACAATGTCCCAACCTCCAACAGATTCATTAGGTGAAGAAGATTTACCAAAAGGATTAAATCAAGCAACACTTGACCATATCGTACAATTTATCCAAACAACTCAGCGCCCTCTGTCAGCAGAAGAAGTCGCGGAAAGCGTAAAATTGACCAGAGTCACCGTACGTCGCTATCTTGAGTATCTTGAGCAACAAGGACTTGTGAAATCCGAACAAAAATACGGAAGAGTCGGTCGACCTGTAAAACTGTTTATCCCCATCTAA
- a CDS encoding response regulator transcription factor: protein MRLLLIEDEPRLSEALAYILKKNNYGVDTAFDGETGQTLAETGVYDLIILDRMLPRREGVELLKNLRRQGIHIPVLLLTAKDSIQDRIDGLDAGADDYLIKPFSTDELLARLRALGRRIQGQIQGDTLTMAGVMFKPQHCELTKDDHTIKLTLKESLLLELFMRNPGQVITKEQILDRVWGLESDVEANNVEIYIHYLRKKLNSPNLKIDTIRGIGYCMKEEPNVP from the coding sequence ATGCGCTTACTTTTAATTGAAGACGAGCCGCGACTCTCGGAGGCTCTGGCCTACATACTTAAAAAGAATAATTATGGCGTGGATACTGCCTTTGACGGAGAAACCGGACAGACGTTGGCTGAAACCGGAGTTTATGATTTGATTATCCTCGACCGAATGCTGCCCCGCAGAGAAGGGGTTGAACTACTAAAAAATTTGCGCCGCCAGGGCATTCATATCCCTGTCTTGCTTTTAACCGCAAAAGATTCTATTCAAGATAGGATCGATGGACTTGACGCCGGTGCAGACGATTATCTCATTAAGCCCTTTTCCACGGATGAACTTTTAGCTCGCTTAAGGGCCTTAGGAAGAAGAATTCAGGGACAAATCCAGGGGGACACCCTTACTATGGCTGGAGTCATGTTCAAACCCCAACACTGTGAACTGACAAAAGATGATCACACCATCAAACTTACGCTTAAAGAATCTTTACTTTTAGAACTCTTTATGCGTAACCCCGGTCAAGTAATTACCAAAGAACAGATCCTTGACCGCGTTTGGGGACTGGAATCGGATGTTGAAGCCAATAACGTAGAAATCTATATACACTATTTACGTAAAAAGTTGAACTCGCCTAACCTTAAAATTGATACGATACGAGGAATTGGCTATTGTATGAAGGAGGAGCCTAATGTTCCGTGA
- a CDS encoding formate/nitrite transporter family protein, which translates to METKGFLTPAEITQSTIQTGMKKVALPIPKQILLGILAGAFIAFAAEGSNMAAFNLFAKPETYGLGKVLAGAIFGTGLMLVIIAGGELFTGNTLISAGVLEGKIKITDMLKNWFFVYIGNFIGSVFIAYLMVQSGLFSSSVGLLGGITIKIASYKVGLSFSSAFYLGIMCNWLVCLAVWMAYGAKDMTGKILAIFFPIWLFITSGFEHSVANMYYIPAGILAKANPSWAAASHLSPQALAGLNWSTFITNNLVPVTLGNIVGGCVFVAGIYWLVYKKSAVEKDSIPSLSPQELEMNAGK; encoded by the coding sequence TTGGAGACAAAGGGATTTTTAACACCGGCAGAAATAACCCAATCCACTATCCAGACAGGTATGAAAAAGGTAGCCCTGCCTATTCCAAAACAGATCCTTTTAGGGATTTTGGCAGGTGCGTTCATAGCCTTTGCCGCAGAAGGTTCAAACATGGCAGCATTCAATTTATTTGCAAAACCGGAAACCTATGGCCTCGGGAAAGTTTTGGCTGGAGCAATCTTTGGTACCGGACTTATGCTTGTTATCATAGCCGGAGGGGAATTGTTCACTGGTAATACCTTGATCTCAGCTGGAGTATTAGAAGGAAAAATTAAAATAACCGATATGCTTAAAAACTGGTTTTTTGTTTATATAGGTAATTTTATCGGCTCAGTATTTATTGCCTACCTCATGGTTCAATCCGGATTATTCAGCAGCAGTGTTGGTCTCTTAGGTGGAATCACGATAAAGATTGCTTCCTATAAAGTTGGGTTATCTTTCTCCTCTGCCTTTTATTTAGGGATTATGTGTAACTGGTTGGTTTGTTTAGCAGTTTGGATGGCATATGGAGCCAAAGACATGACAGGCAAAATTCTTGCCATCTTCTTCCCAATCTGGCTCTTTATCACATCAGGTTTTGAACACAGTGTCGCCAATATGTACTATATTCCAGCCGGAATCTTAGCTAAGGCAAACCCAAGTTGGGCGGCTGCCTCTCATTTAAGCCCTCAGGCACTTGCCGGACTAAACTGGAGTACTTTTATCACTAACAACTTAGTTCCGGTAACTCTTGGAAACATTGTTGGGGGCTGTGTCTTTGTAGCCGGTATCTATTGGTTAGTCTATAAAAAATCTGCCGTTGAAAAAGATTCCATACCATCATTGTCGCCCCAAGAATTAGAAATGAACGCAGGAAAATAG
- the ytaF gene encoding sporulation membrane protein YtaF: MHIMTALFVGLAANLDNFGVGVSYGVQKIRIPFLSNFFIALLSGLVTFAAVFTGHFLSHYITVANMIGAILIILIGIWVTFHKPAVDQPLPAAIPAMKTYSISIKPLSTIVKITKNPSMADIDANGYISAKEAAALGLTLSFNCIATGIGAGLTGLAPLPLAISVGLFSMVTISSGYWTGWKTASDHFERCSQILSGALLILIGIYELIN, encoded by the coding sequence ATGCACATAATGACTGCCTTATTCGTTGGCCTCGCGGCAAACCTTGATAATTTTGGAGTTGGTGTAAGCTACGGAGTTCAAAAAATCCGTATTCCTTTCCTCTCCAACTTTTTTATTGCCTTATTATCCGGTCTCGTTACCTTCGCGGCTGTTTTTACCGGTCATTTTTTGAGTCACTATATCACCGTCGCTAATATGATTGGCGCAATATTAATAATTCTGATCGGAATTTGGGTTACCTTTCATAAACCAGCCGTCGATCAACCCTTACCGGCAGCGATTCCAGCCATGAAAACCTATTCTATTTCCATTAAACCTCTCAGCACCATTGTTAAAATAACCAAGAATCCCTCAATGGCTGACATTGATGCCAATGGCTACATTTCTGCCAAGGAAGCAGCAGCCCTCGGATTAACCCTATCCTTTAATTGTATAGCTACAGGAATAGGAGCCGGCCTAACCGGACTTGCACCTTTACCGCTGGCGATTTCGGTGGGTCTGTTCAGTATGGTTACCATCAGTTCAGGTTATTGGACTGGATGGAAAACTGCCTCAGACCATTTCGAGCGCTGCTCCCAAATTCTTTCGGGGGCTCTGCTGATACTTATAGGAATCTATGAATTAATCAATTGA
- a CDS encoding IS1182 family transposase codes for MLKTKLHTKNYNELGGHYQLALPFNFNVLIPEDDSVRLLSHILEGLNYEALYKAYSSTGRKPVVEPKILFKVLTYAYMNNIYSSRKIEVACKRDINFMWLLAGCKAPDHSTIARFRKDYLKEAIEDLFFQMVKHLHELGEVEFKNLFVDGTKIEASANRYTFVWKKVVNKNEAKMFLKIQSCLEEINLTYLKDFNVTKETLLKDLKTAISYLEEKCQQEQIEFVHGIGKRKSKLQKFIESLKEFYTRQEKYNAHHQFFEGRNSYSKTDPDATFMHMKDDHMRNAQLKPAYNVQIGVESEYVTGVGIFQDRNDIATLIPFLNMLESKLQAHYENVTADSGYESEENYLYLEGKHQTCYIKPQTYEQWKKKSFKKDISKRENMAYNAEIDEYTCHNGKQLKPVGITHRTSATGYQSEITVYECEDCSDCPCKSRCTKAKGNRRMQVSKTFVAKRQISYRNITTKEGILLRVNRSIQVEGAFGVLKNDYNFNRFLTRGKNSVKTEFMLLCFGYNVNKLHSKIQNERIGKPLHPLKTA; via the coding sequence ATGCTAAAAACCAAATTACACACTAAGAATTATAACGAATTAGGTGGACACTATCAATTAGCTTTGCCATTTAATTTTAACGTGTTAATACCAGAGGATGATTCCGTTCGACTACTAAGCCACATTTTGGAGGGATTAAATTACGAAGCGTTGTATAAGGCCTACTCTTCCACTGGAAGAAAACCGGTAGTCGAACCCAAAATCCTGTTTAAAGTATTGACCTATGCCTATATGAATAACATTTACTCCAGCCGAAAAATTGAAGTCGCCTGTAAAAGAGACATTAACTTCATGTGGTTATTGGCAGGATGCAAAGCACCTGACCACAGCACCATTGCTCGATTCCGAAAAGACTATCTGAAGGAAGCCATAGAAGACCTCTTTTTCCAAATGGTAAAGCATTTACATGAGCTTGGTGAAGTAGAGTTTAAGAACCTCTTTGTCGATGGAACAAAAATTGAAGCCAGTGCTAACCGTTATACCTTTGTCTGGAAAAAAGTCGTTAACAAAAATGAGGCAAAGATGTTCTTGAAAATTCAGTCTTGTCTTGAGGAGATCAATTTGACCTATTTAAAGGACTTCAACGTAACCAAAGAGACGTTACTTAAGGATCTTAAGACTGCTATCTCTTACCTAGAAGAAAAATGTCAGCAAGAGCAGATTGAATTTGTTCACGGTATTGGAAAACGGAAATCAAAGCTGCAGAAATTTATAGAAAGCCTGAAGGAATTCTATACCCGGCAAGAAAAGTACAATGCACATCACCAATTCTTCGAAGGAAGAAATAGCTACTCTAAGACCGATCCTGATGCAACGTTCATGCATATGAAAGATGATCATATGCGCAATGCTCAGTTAAAGCCGGCTTACAATGTCCAGATTGGCGTGGAAAGCGAATATGTAACAGGGGTTGGGATCTTCCAGGATCGTAACGACATAGCCACATTAATTCCTTTTTTAAACATGCTTGAATCAAAACTACAGGCGCATTATGAGAATGTTACCGCAGACTCTGGTTATGAGAGCGAAGAGAACTATCTTTATCTCGAAGGAAAACATCAGACCTGCTACATAAAGCCACAGACCTATGAACAATGGAAAAAGAAGAGCTTCAAAAAAGATATTAGTAAGCGAGAAAACATGGCTTACAATGCGGAAATCGATGAATACACGTGTCATAATGGAAAACAACTCAAACCCGTTGGAATCACTCATCGAACATCAGCAACCGGTTACCAGTCCGAAATAACAGTCTATGAATGTGAAGACTGCAGTGACTGTCCGTGTAAAAGTCGCTGTACAAAAGCTAAAGGCAATCGACGAATGCAAGTATCCAAAACGTTTGTGGCCAAACGCCAGATCTCGTATAGAAACATCACAACCAAAGAAGGAATACTGCTAAGAGTAAATCGGTCCATACAGGTTGAAGGAGCCTTTGGGGTCCTCAAAAATGACTATAACTTCAACCGCTTTCTAACACGAGGCAAAAACAGTGTGAAAACTGAATTTATGCTGCTGTGTTTTGGGTATAACGTGAATAAACTTCACTCTAAAATACAAAATGAACGAATTGGGAAACCCCTTCATCCACTAAAAACCGCATAA